A genomic segment from Gracilimonas sediminicola encodes:
- a CDS encoding cupin domain-containing protein, which yields MEEQNQSATEITPEKAAERLKETDKEFIKLFGHGSLEVEYYKPDKADKQQPHERDEIYVVISGSGFFVNGDQRHPFEAGQVLLVPAGVVHRFEDFTEDFATWVFFYGPKGGEKG from the coding sequence ATGGAAGAACAAAACCAGTCAGCCACCGAAATCACCCCTGAAAAAGCAGCCGAACGTTTAAAAGAAACGGATAAAGAATTCATTAAACTGTTTGGGCATGGAAGCCTTGAAGTGGAGTATTATAAGCCCGATAAAGCCGATAAACAGCAACCGCATGAACGGGATGAAATTTATGTGGTGATATCCGGCTCCGGATTTTTTGTAAATGGAGATCAAAGACATCCTTTTGAAGCCGGCCAGGTGTTACTTGTACCTGCAGGAGTGGTACACCGGTTTGAAGATTTTACCGAAGACTTTGCCACCTGGGTTTTTTTCTACGGACCTAAAGGAGGAGAAAAGGGGTAG
- a CDS encoding adenylosuccinate synthase, giving the protein MSTRVVIGAQWGDEGKGKIVDLLSDKADYVVRFQGGANAGHTLKFDDKKVVLHLIPSGIFNGDADCVIGNGVVIDPIALVEEIKGVQDLGFSLEGRFHISQTAHVILPYHKLLDQLKEKRRGGDAIGTTGRGIGPAYVSKVSRVGIRMVDLLDREILKEKIDQNLKDINFALENLYKEPTLKTEELMAELEDAIQTLEPFICNTTNMLHEGIKNDKSILLEGAQGTMLDVDHGTYPFVTSSSPTSGGACTGSGIPPTALDKVMGITKAYCTRVGNGPFPTELLDETGEELRKKGAEFGATTGRPRRCGWLDLVALKYVVQLNGINELTLTKMDVMDGFEEIKVCTGYKLNGEETDVFPLCLDEIRDVEPVYTALPGWKNSIEGMTNWDDLPATAQSYIHFIEEYLGVKFTIISTGPKRTETIVL; this is encoded by the coding sequence ATGAGTACAAGAGTTGTTATTGGAGCACAGTGGGGTGATGAAGGTAAAGGCAAAATTGTTGACCTGCTCAGCGATAAAGCCGATTACGTTGTTCGTTTCCAGGGCGGTGCAAATGCCGGACATACCCTCAAATTCGACGATAAAAAAGTAGTTCTTCACCTTATTCCTTCGGGGATATTTAATGGAGATGCCGATTGTGTGATCGGCAATGGGGTTGTTATCGATCCTATCGCACTGGTGGAAGAAATCAAAGGCGTACAAGACCTGGGATTCAGCCTCGAAGGACGATTTCACATCAGTCAAACGGCCCATGTTATCCTTCCCTACCACAAGCTTCTTGATCAGCTTAAAGAAAAACGGCGCGGCGGTGATGCCATCGGTACCACCGGTCGGGGTATTGGCCCGGCTTATGTGAGTAAAGTATCCCGCGTAGGTATCCGTATGGTTGATCTGCTGGATCGCGAAATCCTGAAAGAGAAGATCGACCAGAATCTCAAAGACATCAATTTTGCGCTGGAAAACCTGTATAAGGAGCCCACGCTAAAAACAGAAGAACTGATGGCCGAGCTGGAAGATGCCATCCAAACGCTGGAGCCCTTTATCTGCAACACCACCAACATGCTACACGAGGGTATCAAGAATGATAAATCCATTTTACTTGAAGGCGCACAGGGTACCATGCTGGATGTAGATCATGGAACGTATCCTTTTGTCACCTCTTCATCTCCAACCTCCGGCGGAGCCTGTACCGGATCGGGAATACCACCTACGGCTTTAGACAAAGTAATGGGTATCACCAAAGCCTATTGCACCCGTGTTGGAAACGGTCCATTCCCCACTGAACTACTCGACGAAACCGGTGAAGAATTGCGTAAGAAAGGAGCTGAATTCGGTGCCACTACCGGACGTCCTCGTCGCTGTGGCTGGCTCGATTTAGTTGCGCTGAAATACGTGGTTCAACTGAACGGCATCAACGAGCTCACACTCACCAAGATGGACGTTATGGATGGCTTTGAGGAGATTAAGGTATGTACCGGCTATAAGCTGAATGGAGAAGAAACTGATGTTTTCCCACTTTGCCTTGATGAAATCCGTGATGTGGAACCGGTGTACACAGCCCTCCCCGGCTGGAAAAATTCAATTGAAGGAATGACCAACTGGGACGACCTTCCCGCTACGGCTCAATCCTATATTCACTTCATTGAGGAATACCTGGGTGTGAAATTCACCATTATTTCTACCGGGCCGAAGCGTACCGAAACAATTGTGCTTTAG
- the uvrA gene encoding excinuclease ABC subunit UvrA — MQHNIVVRGAREHNLKNIDIDIPRDQLVVITGLSGSGKSSLAFDTIYAEGQRRFLESLSAYARQFLGMMERPAVDFIDGLSPVISIDQKTTNRNPRSTVGTVTEIYDFLRLLYARVGIPYSYKTGNEMKKQSADQVVQAVMDMPEGTKAYCLAPVVRGRKGHYRELFEQTIKQGFVQARIDGEFKDLEDDMKLDRYKTHNIEIVVDRFVISEKSEKRIADSIRLALEMADGNVILAIKDGDETTDRLFSQKLFDPESGLAYEDPAPNLFSFNSPYGNCKECEGLGYTYDVSWDLLVPNKDQSIAAGGIRFLGAPRDIFVFKQLKAILDSFNLDFETPIKDYPEELIDILMNGSGDKKFSVSYDFKDNSVTYKHKFEGLRNTIIDQYHNSKSNKQRDKAKAFMDKVTCPECDGGRLNKEALSYKIDGHTIHDLVQKDIQELRDTLYGINLNERQQIIGNQVLKEIRDRLDFLLNVGLNYLSLDREAQTLSGGEAQRIRLATQIGTQLVGVLYILDEPSIGLHQRDNIKLIKSLETLRDLGNSVIVVEHDRETIEHADFVADLGPGAGVNGGHIVTAGKPDELDPESSTAKFLNDEEVIEMPETRREGNNMSIKVTNARGHNLKNQDLEVPLGKFICVTGVSGSGKSSLINQTLVPILSNYFYKSKTVPLTYDGIEGFDNVDKIISIDQSPIGRTPRSNPGTYTKVFDYIRRLFAELPESKIRGYDQGRFSFNVKGGRCEECGGDGVRKIEMNFLPDVYVTCETCNGKRYNRETLEIYFKGKNISDVLKMPIRDAAEFFDAQPAISRKLETLVDVGLGYLTLGQSSTTLSGGEAQRIKLARELSKVGTGDTLYVMDEPTTGLHFQDVRMLVNVIQQLVEKGNTVMVIEHNLDLIKAADWIIDLGPEGGAGGGEIIATGTPEEVAEVEKSYTGQFLNQEFERLSKQPA, encoded by the coding sequence TTGCAACATAATATTGTAGTACGCGGCGCCCGCGAACACAACCTCAAAAATATTGACATCGACATCCCCCGCGATCAGTTGGTCGTGATTACCGGACTTTCCGGTTCGGGGAAATCATCTCTGGCTTTTGACACAATTTATGCTGAAGGTCAGCGACGGTTTTTGGAGTCCCTTTCAGCTTATGCCCGCCAGTTTTTGGGGATGATGGAACGCCCTGCCGTAGATTTCATTGACGGCCTCTCTCCCGTAATTTCCATCGATCAGAAAACCACCAATCGAAACCCACGCTCTACCGTTGGTACCGTCACCGAAATTTATGACTTCCTCCGCCTGCTCTACGCCCGCGTTGGTATTCCCTATTCTTACAAAACCGGGAATGAGATGAAAAAACAGTCGGCCGACCAGGTGGTGCAGGCCGTGATGGATATGCCGGAAGGAACCAAAGCTTATTGTCTGGCCCCGGTGGTACGTGGGCGAAAAGGGCACTATCGCGAATTATTTGAGCAAACCATAAAACAAGGTTTCGTACAAGCCCGAATTGACGGTGAGTTTAAAGATCTGGAAGATGACATGAAGCTGGACCGTTATAAAACTCATAATATTGAGATTGTGGTTGACCGGTTCGTGATTTCAGAAAAAAGTGAGAAACGCATTGCTGACAGTATTCGGTTGGCGCTGGAAATGGCCGATGGAAATGTGATTCTTGCCATCAAAGATGGAGACGAAACTACAGACCGACTGTTCTCCCAGAAACTATTCGACCCTGAAAGCGGACTCGCTTATGAAGATCCCGCTCCAAACCTGTTTTCCTTCAACTCCCCCTACGGAAATTGTAAAGAATGTGAAGGACTTGGATATACTTATGATGTAAGCTGGGATTTACTCGTTCCCAATAAAGACCAAAGCATAGCCGCTGGCGGAATTCGTTTTCTGGGTGCTCCCCGCGATATTTTTGTATTCAAGCAGCTGAAAGCCATTCTCGATTCTTTTAATCTGGACTTTGAAACCCCCATCAAGGATTACCCTGAAGAGCTGATCGATATCCTGATGAATGGCAGCGGAGATAAGAAATTCTCTGTCAGCTACGATTTCAAGGATAACTCGGTGACCTATAAGCACAAGTTTGAAGGCTTACGAAATACCATCATAGATCAATATCACAACAGTAAATCCAACAAACAGCGCGACAAAGCCAAAGCCTTTATGGATAAGGTGACTTGTCCGGAATGTGATGGCGGCCGGCTCAATAAAGAGGCTCTCTCCTATAAAATTGACGGCCATACCATTCACGATCTCGTGCAAAAAGATATTCAGGAGCTGCGCGATACCTTGTATGGAATTAACCTGAATGAACGCCAGCAGATTATCGGAAATCAGGTGCTAAAAGAAATTCGTGACAGGCTCGACTTCCTGCTGAATGTAGGGTTGAATTACCTCAGCCTTGACCGCGAAGCACAAACTCTGAGTGGCGGTGAGGCTCAGCGCATCAGGCTGGCAACACAAATTGGAACCCAACTGGTGGGTGTACTTTACATTCTGGATGAACCAAGCATCGGTCTTCACCAGCGCGACAACATCAAACTGATAAAATCATTAGAAACCCTTCGCGATCTTGGAAACAGCGTGATTGTTGTAGAACATGACCGGGAAACCATTGAGCATGCAGATTTTGTAGCTGATCTTGGTCCGGGTGCCGGGGTTAATGGCGGACACATTGTAACGGCCGGCAAACCCGATGAGCTCGATCCTGAATCCAGCACAGCTAAATTCCTGAATGATGAGGAAGTCATTGAAATGCCGGAAACAAGGCGTGAAGGAAACAACATGTCTATCAAAGTGACCAATGCCCGCGGCCATAACCTGAAAAACCAGGATCTGGAAGTTCCTCTGGGCAAATTCATTTGTGTTACAGGCGTTAGCGGAAGTGGAAAAAGTTCACTGATCAACCAAACACTGGTACCGATTCTTTCCAATTATTTCTACAAGTCGAAAACCGTGCCACTGACTTATGATGGCATTGAAGGTTTCGACAATGTTGACAAAATCATCTCCATTGATCAGAGCCCGATTGGCCGTACCCCGCGTTCCAATCCCGGCACTTATACCAAAGTGTTTGATTACATTCGCCGGTTATTTGCCGAGCTGCCCGAATCTAAAATCCGGGGCTATGATCAGGGGCGTTTTTCTTTTAATGTGAAGGGCGGACGATGTGAGGAATGTGGCGGAGACGGTGTCCGCAAAATCGAAATGAACTTCCTCCCCGACGTGTATGTGACCTGTGAAACTTGTAATGGAAAACGCTACAACCGGGAAACCCTTGAAATCTATTTTAAAGGCAAAAACATCTCGGATGTATTGAAGATGCCCATCAGAGATGCGGCCGAATTTTTTGATGCCCAGCCGGCCATCAGCCGAAAACTGGAAACACTGGTAGATGTCGGGCTCGGATATCTTACCCTTGGCCAATCTTCCACCACGTTATCGGGCGGGGAGGCTCAGCGCATTAAGCTGGCCCGCGAGCTTTCTAAAGTTGGAACCGGTGATACACTATATGTGATGGACGAACCCACAACCGGACTTCACTTCCAGGATGTGCGAATGCTCGTAAATGTAATCCAGCAGCTGGTAGAAAAAGGAAATACGGTGATGGTGATTGAGCACAACCTCGACCTCATCAAAGCCGCCGACTGGATTATTGACCTCGGCCCCGAAGGTGGAGCCGGAGGCGGTGAAATCATCGCAACCGGAACTCCCGAAGAGGTAGCAGAAGTAGAAAAATCTTACACGGGGCAGTTTTTAAACCAGGAATTTGAGCGCTTGAGCAAACAACCGGCATAG
- the secF gene encoding protein translocase subunit SecF: MRWFETPNFDFNGARKVAYIFSAILFLASLGAILTKGLQYGIDFKGGKEFVLDFENPVSVVDMRSDLSVPLGATPELKLFGSDSEILIRTDNEQPISEVQQIITSSMTELYPDNPFTVIKTDVVGPRFAEDLKSGALQAIIYAIVIIFIYILIRFRNWTFSAGAVAALIHDVVIVLGIFTLMADLVPFSLQVDQAIIAAFLTIVGYSLNDTVVVFDRIRENSNVHKGMDFMPMVNKSLNDTLSRTVITSITTLFVVTVLFIFGGEVLKGFSFALLIGIVLGTYSSLFVASSLVVELEARTKKS; encoded by the coding sequence ATGAGATGGTTTGAAACCCCTAATTTTGACTTTAACGGAGCACGGAAGGTGGCCTATATTTTCTCGGCTATTCTGTTCCTCGCTTCGCTTGGAGCAATTCTGACAAAAGGACTCCAGTATGGTATCGACTTTAAAGGCGGTAAGGAGTTCGTACTGGATTTTGAGAACCCGGTAAGCGTGGTTGACATGAGGTCGGACCTTTCCGTGCCCCTCGGTGCCACACCGGAACTGAAACTGTTCGGTTCTGATAGTGAGATCCTCATTCGTACCGACAATGAGCAACCCATCAGCGAGGTACAACAAATTATTACCTCCTCGATGACCGAACTCTACCCCGATAACCCATTCACGGTGATTAAAACCGATGTAGTAGGCCCGCGTTTTGCCGAAGATTTGAAATCCGGAGCATTACAGGCCATTATATACGCCATTGTGATTATCTTTATCTACATCCTCATCCGTTTCCGTAACTGGACATTCTCGGCCGGAGCTGTAGCAGCACTAATTCACGATGTAGTCATTGTATTGGGTATATTTACCCTAATGGCAGACCTGGTTCCATTCAGCCTTCAGGTTGACCAGGCCATTATTGCGGCCTTCCTGACTATTGTGGGTTATTCATTGAACGATACGGTGGTTGTATTTGACCGTATCCGTGAAAATTCCAATGTGCACAAAGGGATGGATTTCATGCCCATGGTAAACAAAAGTTTGAACGACACTCTAAGCCGTACCGTCATAACTTCCATTACCACCTTGTTTGTGGTAACTGTGCTGTTTATTTTCGGCGGTGAGGTGTTGAAAGGCTTTTCTTTTGCCCTCTTAATCGGTATTGTACTTGGTACATACAGTTCGCTATTTGTAGCCAGTTCGTTGGTAGTTGAACTCGAAGCACGTACAAAAAAATCTTAA
- the secD gene encoding protein translocase subunit SecD — MQGNGFKIGCIVAFLALTIYYLYPTVVWSLEQNYMEELSPSERAQYQEEEQQKLEELRTNTLSLGLDLQGGMHVTLEVGVPQLIRELAGENADQLLNDVIDVAAERSLENDTDFIDEMVAEFESRDPDARLSRYYRNDAMDITRRSTNEEIATFLKTQRQSALDRAIEIIRTRVDRYGVTEPSIVKQGNNRIVVELPGVEDKERVRSLLKGTARLEFRLAADAQEFRGFVNSVYEYYDDYTESADTADSAASNQFNPLEEVLVPAQSPYLVGYATPEDTARVMDLLTTEEIQRMMPRSTTMMWSANPLEGQGGSDLYQLIGVRTQVELTGDVIEAASVQFDPATNVPEVSMTMNSEGARKWGRITGANIGKPVAIVLDGFVFSYPNVNTKISNGRSSITGLDGVDEAEDLVNILLSGALPAPLEILEERTVGATLGAESIQAGLNSILFGLGIVAIFMIIYYRTGGGIADLALLLNIIFILGILAAFKATLTLPGIAGIVLTIGMAVDANVLIFDRIREEQRTGKTLKASIEAGYANAMSAIVDANVTTFFVAIILFSFGVGPIKGFAVTLMAGIVASLFSAIVITRVVVDYLTQAKKSAVSFG, encoded by the coding sequence ATGCAAGGAAACGGATTTAAAATCGGTTGTATCGTGGCTTTTCTGGCCCTTACAATTTATTACCTCTACCCAACAGTAGTATGGTCGTTAGAACAAAACTATATGGAAGAGCTCAGTCCTTCTGAACGAGCTCAGTACCAGGAAGAAGAACAGCAAAAGCTGGAAGAACTTCGTACCAACACCCTTTCTCTGGGTCTTGACCTTCAGGGTGGTATGCACGTAACGCTTGAAGTGGGCGTGCCACAGCTGATCAGAGAACTGGCCGGCGAAAATGCCGATCAGCTTCTGAATGACGTGATTGATGTAGCTGCTGAACGATCGCTCGAAAACGACACGGATTTCATCGACGAAATGGTTGCTGAATTCGAATCGCGCGACCCCGATGCCCGCCTCAGCCGGTACTACCGCAACGACGCAATGGACATTACCCGCCGTTCTACCAACGAAGAAATCGCTACCTTCCTGAAAACACAGCGACAGTCCGCTCTCGACAGGGCCATCGAAATTATTCGTACCCGTGTTGACCGTTACGGTGTAACCGAGCCCTCTATTGTGAAGCAGGGTAACAACCGTATTGTTGTTGAGCTGCCGGGTGTGGAAGACAAAGAGCGTGTACGTAGCCTTCTGAAAGGAACTGCACGACTCGAATTCCGCCTGGCTGCTGATGCCCAGGAGTTCCGTGGTTTTGTAAACTCCGTATATGAATATTACGACGACTACACCGAAAGTGCTGATACTGCTGATTCAGCCGCTTCAAACCAATTCAATCCTTTAGAGGAAGTGTTGGTACCGGCTCAAAGTCCATACCTCGTTGGGTATGCTACTCCTGAAGATACCGCCCGCGTTATGGACCTTTTGACAACTGAAGAAATTCAGCGCATGATGCCAAGAAGCACCACCATGATGTGGAGTGCGAATCCTCTTGAAGGACAAGGCGGTTCAGACCTGTACCAACTTATTGGTGTAAGAACACAAGTAGAACTGACCGGAGACGTAATTGAAGCCGCAAGCGTTCAGTTTGACCCGGCTACCAACGTGCCCGAAGTTTCTATGACTATGAATAGTGAAGGTGCCCGTAAATGGGGCCGAATCACCGGTGCCAACATTGGCAAGCCGGTAGCTATTGTTCTGGATGGATTTGTATTCTCTTACCCGAATGTAAATACCAAGATTTCCAATGGCCGATCGTCCATCACCGGATTAGATGGTGTGGACGAAGCCGAGGATTTGGTAAACATCCTGCTTTCAGGTGCCCTGCCCGCTCCTTTGGAAATTCTTGAAGAGCGTACCGTTGGTGCTACTCTTGGTGCTGAATCTATTCAAGCCGGTTTAAACTCCATCCTGTTTGGATTGGGCATTGTAGCCATCTTCATGATTATCTATTACCGCACCGGTGGTGGAATTGCAGATCTCGCACTATTGCTCAACATTATTTTCATCCTCGGTATTCTGGCGGCATTCAAAGCCACCCTTACCCTGCCGGGAATTGCCGGTATTGTATTGACAATCGGTATGGCGGTGGATGCCAACGTACTGATATTTGACCGTATCCGTGAAGAGCAAAGAACAGGAAAAACCCTCAAAGCATCTATTGAAGCAGGTTATGCCAACGCAATGAGTGCCATTGTTGATGCCAACGTAACCACCTTCTTTGTGGCTATCATCCTCTTCAGTTTTGGAGTTGGGCCAATCAAAGGTTTCGCGGTTACACTGATGGCCGGTATTGTAGCATCATTGTTTAGTGCTATTGTGATTACACGGGTAGTTGTTGATTACCTGACACAGGCCAAAAAATCTGCTGTAAGCTTCGGCTAA
- a CDS encoding STAS domain-containing protein gives MSFNTSERYNSVVIEFKGNVMGGPDAVSLNEKLHELIDNDKTNIVVDLGKVKFMNSSGLGMLIGALTTMRKAGGDLRIANATDKIESLLIVTKLITVFKHYKSVEEAAESFEE, from the coding sequence ATGAGCTTTAATACATCAGAACGCTACAACAGCGTTGTTATCGAATTCAAAGGGAACGTTATGGGTGGCCCTGATGCAGTTAGTCTGAATGAAAAATTGCATGAACTCATCGACAATGATAAAACCAACATAGTGGTTGATCTTGGAAAAGTGAAATTCATGAATTCATCCGGACTCGGTATGTTGATTGGAGCTCTTACCACTATGCGTAAAGCCGGTGGTGATCTTAGAATTGCCAACGCAACCGACAAGATCGAAAGCCTGTTGATAGTCACGAAACTGATCACGGTATTCAAACACTACAAGTCTGTAGAAGAAGCCGCTGAATCATTTGAAGAGTGA